The genomic segment TCCTCGAGCAGCTTCCTCCTCCGACCAAGAAGCTCGACGTAGCCGTCTATAACTTCCCGGACCTCACCGGTCAGAACAAGTCGAACGACAACTTCGCGGAGTTCTCGCGCGCCGTCACGCAAGGCGGCAGCGCGATTCTCACCGATGTGTTGCTGACCGCCGGCGGCGGACATTGGTTCGACGTTGCGGAACGCGCCGACCTGCAGCCGCTGCTGCAGGAACGCCAGATCATTCAGAATACGCGATCGGCCCTGCAGGGCGAGAAGGCGCAGAGCCTGCCGCCGCTGCGATTCGCCGGCGTGCTGCTCGAAGGCGGCATCGTCGGATACGACACCAACGAGACCACCGGCGGCATCGGTGCGAACTACCTTGGTCTCGGCGGCAACATGCAGTATCGGCAGGACATCGTCACGGTGTCACTGCGCGCGGTGAGCGTCCAGACTGGCCGTGTTCTCGCCGCCGTCACGACCACGAAGATCATCTACTCGGTGAACGTCAGCGGCAGCGGCTTCAAGTATGTCGCGATCGACAGCTTGCTGCAGGCCGATGCGGGCTTCACCAAGAACTCTCCGACCACCCTGGCGGTGCGTGAGGGCATCCAGCTCGCCGTTTATTCGCTGATCTTCGAGGGCGTGAAGAAGGAACTTTGGAACTTCAAGGATCCGGCCGCCGGCACCGCCTTCATGCGCGAGCTCGAGCTG from the Rhodopseudomonas palustris genome contains:
- a CDS encoding CsgG/HfaB family protein, which encodes MDSRAGVLACVLLAVSLGGCAITGTDKDPVTPPATMVASTKTGVVLEQLPPPTKKLDVAVYNFPDLTGQNKSNDNFAEFSRAVTQGGSAILTDVLLTAGGGHWFDVAERADLQPLLQERQIIQNTRSALQGEKAQSLPPLRFAGVLLEGGIVGYDTNETTGGIGANYLGLGGNMQYRQDIVTVSLRAVSVQTGRVLAAVTTTKIIYSVNVSGSGFKYVAIDSLLQADAGFTKNSPTTLAVREGIQLAVYSLIFEGVKKELWNFKDPAAGTAFMRELELQRKAAIPTAPPAM